One Euphorbia lathyris chromosome 1, ddEupLath1.1, whole genome shotgun sequence DNA segment encodes these proteins:
- the LOC136225813 gene encoding uncharacterized protein, which yields MLIFFQTYKNLIFQISLSFFLTLLLVFLKVPIFFLLGIHTYIHPDNLPQQNGVKAAIRRPSTSDSASGQDKSSNDLKRRNKSKDKFEFDENNAQIFRLRLDDNHLQSRLYFDVYWYSFIYSFVAISCLLLYKYLDVVDKDGILAKGSVFPLILGFGSLCKLLVSLARVSFEKSASKRSEKQLSVLIGVLGFFFGLMICSGVAHSVFDFDFGSIDGYGGVSIALLMGFLAGFLYMPAGKNARSFWLGTDQLRSNLAMISCGWLGRMILYANNLLLLFTALLWINPLTDILINKSANDRTYSNSSNSIEDAQKLVVNAGFTRTDFTKLRLCCLLLSGVVQIVAVRPNLQMYLNEALLCWYQRLHASKIPDLEFSRAKVFLHNHYLCLVVLQFFAPPSLVLLFLGLSQVDGISFEKFQFFPTLLPFTAFTREMSLFLAWWVIFLWAVFTSTSLFLYRRGILYVS from the coding sequence ATGCTTATTTTCTTTCAAACTTACAAGAATCTCATTTTCCAAATCTCACTCTCATTCTTCCTTACTCTTCTCCTTGTATTCCTCAAGGTTCCCATCTTTTTCCTTCTAGGCATCCACACTTATATCCACCCCGATAATCTTCCCCAACAAAATGGTGTCAAAGCCGCCATTAGAAGACCCTCTACATCAGATTCTGCTTCCGGGCAAGACAAATCTAGTAATGACCTTAAAAGGAGAAATAAATCTAAGGACAAGTTCGAATTCGATGAAAACAACGCTCAGATCTTCAGATTGAGGCTCGATGATAATCATCTTCAATCTCGCCTTTACTTCGATGTCTACTGGTATTCGTTTATTTACTCATTCGTTGCCATTTCATGCTTATTGCTTTATAAGTACTTGGATGTGGTTGATAAAGATGGGATTTTGGCGAAAGGGTCTGTATTTCCATTGATTTTAGGGTTTGGTAGTTTATGCAAATTACTTGTATCGTTAGCAAGAGTATCCTTTGAGAAATCTGCGTCCAAGAGGTCTGAGAAGCAATTGAGTGTGCTTATTGGGGTTTTAGGCTTCTTTTTTGGGCTTATGATTTGTTCTGGAGTTGCTCATTCagtttttgattttgattttggttCAATTGATGGGTACGGAGGGGTTTCTATTGCACTTTTGATGGGATTCCTCGCTGGCTTTCTATACATGCCTGCAGGGAAGAATGCACGATCTTTTTGGCTTGGGACTGATCAGCTTCGATCCAATTTGGCAATGATTTCATGTGGATGGCTTGGTAGAATGATCTTATATGCCAACAATTTGTTGCTCCTTTTCACAGCATTGCTTTGGATTAATCCATTAACTGATATTCTTATTAACAAGAGTGCTAATGATAGAACTTATTCAAATTCTAGCAATAGTATCGAAGATGCTCAGAAGTTAGTTGTTAATGCGGGTTTCACACGAACGGACTTTACAAAATTAAGGCTTTGCTGCTTGTTGCTCTCGGGGGTTGTCCAAATCGTGGCTGTACGGCCAAACCTGCAAATGTATTTGAATGAAGCATTGCTGTGTTGGTACCAGCGATTGCACGCGAGCAAGATTCCTGATTTGGAGTTTAGTCGAGCTAAGGTCTTCCTTCACAATCACTACTTATGTCTCGTAGTTTTGCAGTTTTTTGCACCACCTAGCCTGGTACTACTCTTCCTTGGCTTATCTCAGGTAGATGGCATCTCATTCGAAAAGTTCCAATTTTTTCCCACTTTACTTCCTTTTACTGCTTTTACAAGAGAAATGTCTTTGTTTTTGGCCTGGTGGGTTATCTTTCTTTGGGCAGTTTTTACTTCAACAA